In the genome of Candidatus Microbacterium phytovorans, one region contains:
- a CDS encoding GNAT family N-acetyltransferase has protein sequence MVSLEPLPADDPRSRALLTEYFAMRGEAFPQGQTYRPVFPDAAVFTPPAGVFLVVVDDDGIDAGCGGIRRIPDGPDGIRYEVKHLYLQPRTRGRGWGRVLLTALEEQARAWDAAEIVLDTHHTLEAAGALYTRGGYTTMEPYNDNPNATRWYGKPLR, from the coding sequence ATGGTGTCCCTGGAGCCACTCCCCGCCGACGACCCCCGATCGCGCGCGCTGTTGACGGAGTACTTCGCCATGCGCGGTGAGGCATTTCCGCAGGGTCAGACCTACCGGCCGGTCTTCCCCGACGCCGCGGTCTTCACCCCGCCGGCCGGAGTCTTCCTGGTCGTCGTGGACGACGACGGCATCGACGCCGGCTGCGGGGGCATCCGGCGCATACCCGACGGGCCGGACGGCATCCGATACGAAGTGAAGCACCTCTACCTGCAGCCCCGAACGCGGGGGCGTGGATGGGGCCGCGTGCTGCTCACCGCCCTCGAAGAGCAGGCCCGGGCATGGGATGCCGCGGAGATCGTGCTCGACACGCACCACACCCTCGAAGCCGCCGGCGCGCTCTACACCCGTGGCGGGTACACCACGATGGAGCCCTACAACGACAACCCCAACGCGACGCGCTGGTACGGGAAGCCGCTCCGATAG
- a CDS encoding DUF5302 domain-containing protein encodes MSSSDETAPGASEDMKRKFKEALDKKNAQHREGESHLDGDSAVHGTHNAMTRREFRRKSG; translated from the coding sequence ATGAGTAGTAGTGACGAGACCGCCCCCGGGGCGTCCGAGGACATGAAGCGCAAGTTCAAGGAGGCGCTCGACAAGAAGAACGCGCAGCACCGCGAAGGCGAGTCGCACCTGGACGGCGACTCCGCCGTGCACGGCACGCACAACGCGATGACCAGGCGCGAGTTCCGCCGCAAGAGCGGCTGA
- a CDS encoding thymidylate synthase, with translation MAGVTDVASVPTPYEDLLRDVLAEGVHKDDRTGTGTTSVFGRQIRFDLSKGFPLITTKRVHFKSVAYELLWFLRGESNVRWLQDNGVSIWDEWADADGELGPVYGVQWRSWPAPDGASIDQIAQVIEQIRTNPDSRRLIVSAWNPADIPEMALAPCHALFQFYVADGRLSCQLYQRSADMFLGVPFNIASYALLTLMIAQQTGLEPGDFVWTGGDCHIYDNHLDQVREQLSRTPYPYPTVRIARTPDSILDYCFDDFVVEDYQHHPAIRGAVAV, from the coding sequence CTGGCAGGCGTGACAGACGTGGCATCCGTTCCCACCCCGTACGAAGACCTCCTGCGCGACGTGCTGGCCGAGGGTGTGCACAAGGATGACCGCACGGGCACCGGCACCACGAGCGTGTTCGGCCGGCAGATCCGCTTCGATCTCTCGAAGGGTTTCCCGCTCATCACGACCAAGCGGGTGCACTTCAAGTCGGTCGCCTACGAGCTGCTGTGGTTCCTGCGCGGCGAGTCGAACGTCCGGTGGCTGCAGGACAACGGCGTCTCGATCTGGGACGAGTGGGCCGACGCCGACGGTGAGCTCGGACCCGTCTACGGGGTGCAGTGGCGCTCCTGGCCTGCGCCCGACGGTGCATCGATCGACCAGATCGCTCAGGTCATCGAGCAGATCCGTACGAACCCCGACTCGCGCCGGCTGATCGTCTCGGCGTGGAACCCTGCCGACATCCCCGAGATGGCGTTGGCGCCGTGTCACGCGCTCTTCCAGTTTTACGTCGCCGACGGCCGGCTCTCGTGCCAGCTGTATCAGCGCAGTGCCGACATGTTCCTCGGTGTGCCGTTCAACATCGCTTCCTACGCCCTGCTCACGCTCATGATCGCCCAGCAGACCGGGCTGGAGCCCGGTGACTTCGTCTGGACGGGCGGCGACTGCCACATCTACGACAACCACCTCGACCAGGTGCGCGAGCAGCTCAGCCGCACGCCGTACCCGTACCCCACGGTACGCATCGCCCGCACGCCCGACTCGATCCTCGACTACTGCTTCGACGACTTCGTCGTGGAGGACTACCAGCACCACCCCGCGATCCGCGGAGCCGTCGCGGTATGA
- a CDS encoding dihydrodipicolinate reductase C-terminal domain-containing protein: MTTTRVALVGGTGKLGGIIRDVIDASEDFEVVAVLGSSSDLSEMDGADLVVDASVPAVSIDVVRAAIDRGLNVLVGTSGWSSERIALVRPLVEAAGTGAVFIPNFSLGSVIGSAIAAAAAPFFPSIEIIEAHRETKIDSPSGTAVRTAELIATARADAGPVESPHVDQRARGQQVASVPIHSLRRPGVVARQETILSGAGESLTVTHDTIDPAAAYGPGIRVALAAARTQRGVVVGLDSFLDIGFRSPRTHAPVPLDEGGVPGQVARTTGA; this comes from the coding sequence ATGACGACGACGCGCGTCGCCCTCGTGGGCGGGACCGGCAAACTCGGCGGGATCATCCGTGACGTGATCGACGCGAGCGAGGATTTCGAGGTCGTGGCGGTCCTGGGCTCCTCGAGCGATCTGAGCGAGATGGACGGCGCGGATCTCGTGGTCGACGCGTCCGTCCCCGCCGTGTCGATCGATGTCGTGCGTGCGGCGATCGACCGTGGCCTCAACGTCCTGGTGGGTACCTCCGGGTGGTCGTCCGAACGCATCGCGCTCGTCCGTCCGCTCGTCGAGGCGGCGGGAACCGGTGCCGTCTTCATCCCCAACTTCTCCCTCGGATCGGTGATCGGATCGGCGATCGCCGCTGCCGCCGCGCCCTTCTTCCCCTCCATCGAGATCATCGAGGCGCATCGCGAGACGAAGATCGATTCGCCCAGCGGCACGGCCGTGCGGACCGCGGAGCTGATCGCGACCGCGCGAGCAGATGCCGGCCCGGTCGAGTCGCCTCACGTCGATCAGCGCGCGCGGGGCCAGCAGGTCGCGAGCGTTCCGATCCACTCCCTGCGTCGCCCGGGTGTCGTCGCACGGCAGGAGACGATTCTGTCCGGAGCGGGCGAATCGCTCACCGTCACCCACGACACGATCGACCCGGCGGCCGCCTACGGCCCCGGCATCCGCGTGGCCCTCGCCGCAGCGCGCACGCAGCGTGGCGTGGTCGTGGGTCTCGACAGCTTCCTCGACATCGGCTTCCGCTCGCCGCGCACGCATGCGCCCGTGCCGTTGGACGAGGGTGGCGTGCCGGGGCAGGTCGCACGCACCACCGGCGCATGA
- a CDS encoding TIGR01777 family oxidoreductase, translating into MADDAGRVVVAGASGLIGRALTASLVADGIPVTRLVRREAGSPDEVSWDPASRPLDPDVLRGARAVVCLNGASIGRFPWTKRYKHELLWSRIQPTQAIAAALRALGDDAPHFVSASAVGYYPSLPGVRLTETSPRGDTFLADLCGEWEAAARAAGPGARVSMLRTAPLIHPEGVLKPLLLLTRLGLAGPIGSGRQVWPWISLDDEVGAIRHIIDTGLDGPVNLVGPQRATANDLGFALARRMNRPYLFRAPVWGVKLVLGADATEALLTSDMDVVPERLTASGYTFVHATVEDAVAAVVPAS; encoded by the coding sequence TTGGCTGATGACGCCGGGCGAGTCGTCGTCGCCGGCGCGTCGGGCCTCATCGGGAGAGCGCTGACCGCTTCCCTCGTGGCCGACGGCATCCCGGTGACGCGCCTCGTGCGGCGAGAGGCCGGGTCCCCGGACGAGGTCTCGTGGGATCCGGCATCCCGACCCCTCGACCCCGACGTCCTGCGCGGCGCTCGCGCGGTCGTGTGCCTCAACGGCGCGAGCATCGGGCGCTTCCCGTGGACCAAGCGGTACAAGCACGAGCTGCTGTGGTCGCGTATCCAACCGACGCAGGCGATCGCGGCCGCCCTGCGCGCTCTCGGCGACGATGCGCCGCACTTCGTCAGCGCGTCGGCCGTCGGGTACTACCCGTCGCTCCCCGGTGTGCGGCTGACCGAGACCTCGCCGCGCGGCGACACCTTCCTGGCGGATCTGTGCGGCGAGTGGGAAGCGGCGGCGCGCGCTGCCGGCCCCGGCGCGCGGGTGTCGATGCTTCGGACGGCTCCGCTCATCCACCCCGAGGGCGTACTCAAGCCGCTGCTCCTCCTCACCCGGCTCGGGCTCGCCGGCCCGATCGGCTCGGGCCGTCAGGTGTGGCCGTGGATCTCGCTCGATGACGAGGTGGGCGCGATCCGTCACATCATCGACACCGGCCTCGACGGCCCCGTCAACCTCGTCGGTCCGCAGCGGGCCACGGCGAACGATCTGGGGTTCGCGCTCGCACGCCGCATGAACCGGCCCTACCTGTTCCGCGCCCCGGTGTGGGGCGTGAAGCTCGTCCTCGGCGCCGACGCGACCGAGGCGCTGCTGACGAGCGACATGGACGTCGTGCCCGAGCGGCTCACGGCTTCCGGGTACACCTTCGTGCACGCCACCGTGGAGGATGCCGTCGCGGCTGTCGTGCCGGCCTCCTGA
- a CDS encoding OsmC family peroxiredoxin, with the protein MSVTSEASTSWKGSLFEGSGEIALESSNQGPFRVDWKARSEGSTSVTTPEELIAAAHSSCFSMALSHALTENGTPPETVETTASVTFIPGTGITGSHLNVNAVVPGLSAEDFARIANEAKAGCPVSAALSGIEITLEATLG; encoded by the coding sequence ATGAGCGTCACGAGCGAAGCGAGCACCAGCTGGAAGGGGAGCCTCTTCGAAGGTTCCGGCGAGATCGCGCTGGAGAGCTCCAACCAGGGCCCCTTCCGCGTCGACTGGAAGGCTCGCAGTGAGGGCTCCACGTCGGTGACGACGCCCGAGGAGCTCATCGCCGCCGCCCACTCCTCGTGCTTCAGCATGGCACTGTCCCACGCCCTCACCGAGAACGGAACACCGCCAGAGACGGTCGAGACGACGGCGTCGGTCACGTTCATCCCGGGTACCGGGATCACCGGCTCCCACCTCAACGTGAACGCCGTCGTGCCGGGCCTGTCCGCGGAGGATTTCGCGCGCATCGCGAACGAGGCGAAGGCGGGCTGCCCCGTCTCCGCCGCACTGTCGGGCATCGAGATCACGCTCGAGGCGACGCTTGGCTGA
- a CDS encoding aldo/keto reductase, with product MGFFGAGSTAATPHASPPVSEGAGRVATVADAAQHPSAPIPVQGSGVGEALRVPLGESGLHAFPLILGGGEFGWHVDSGAAQTILDTYVARGGNALHTSDGYSAGRSEHIIGQWMRSRGSRDDLIVSVRVGTNADHPGLGPVNLIRAVEASLTRLQTDRIDLLYLDASADGKTALEDTLATAEWLVEAGKVRALGAYGHSAAQLVEARILASAGYPRLTVLDVPYNILRRGDLDGDLRLVAGAQNIAVTSSQALEHGFLAGAHRSRERVASTVRGVQLAASMNRRGTRTLRALDRIGAELSVPAAAVAIAWLLAQRIVAAPIVNVYAAAHVEEILQGVGVRLSRTQLAEIARASE from the coding sequence ATGGGATTCTTCGGAGCCGGATCCACCGCCGCGACTCCTCACGCCTCGCCTCCCGTCTCTGAGGGAGCGGGTCGTGTCGCGACCGTCGCCGATGCCGCGCAGCATCCTTCGGCTCCCATTCCCGTGCAAGGCAGCGGTGTGGGTGAGGCGCTCCGCGTGCCGCTGGGGGAGAGTGGCCTACACGCCTTTCCGCTGATCCTCGGGGGCGGCGAGTTCGGCTGGCACGTCGACTCGGGCGCCGCGCAGACGATCCTCGACACCTATGTGGCGCGGGGCGGCAATGCCCTCCACACGTCCGACGGGTACAGCGCGGGGCGCAGCGAGCACATCATCGGACAGTGGATGCGCTCGCGGGGCAGCCGCGACGATCTCATCGTGAGCGTGCGCGTCGGAACCAACGCCGACCACCCGGGACTCGGGCCGGTGAACCTCATCCGTGCCGTCGAGGCCTCACTCACGCGCCTGCAGACCGACCGTATCGATCTGCTCTATCTCGATGCGAGCGCAGACGGGAAGACGGCGCTGGAGGACACCTTGGCGACCGCGGAGTGGCTCGTCGAGGCAGGCAAGGTCCGCGCCCTCGGCGCCTACGGTCACTCGGCCGCTCAACTGGTCGAAGCGCGCATCCTGGCATCCGCGGGGTACCCCCGGCTCACCGTGCTCGACGTGCCGTACAACATCTTGCGACGGGGTGATCTCGACGGTGACCTGCGGCTCGTCGCCGGGGCGCAGAACATCGCCGTCACGTCGTCGCAGGCGCTGGAGCACGGCTTCCTCGCGGGTGCGCACCGGTCGCGCGAACGCGTCGCCTCGACGGTGCGGGGAGTCCAGCTCGCCGCGTCGATGAACCGTCGTGGCACGCGCACGCTCCGGGCGCTCGACCGTATCGGTGCGGAGCTCTCGGTGCCGGCGGCAGCGGTCGCGATCGCGTGGCTCCTCGCACAGCGCATCGTCGCCGCGCCGATCGTCAACGTCTATGCCGCGGCACACGTGGAGGAGATTCTCCAGGGCGTGGGAGTGCGCCTCAGCCGCACCCAACTGGCCGAGATCGCGCGCGCATCGGAGTGA
- a CDS encoding histidine phosphatase family protein: MTHYLYLVRHGEHLDAEHGLEDGPLSPRGRRQAELLADRLSGVPLSAVWHSPLERAAETARAVAQRLPSVAPEPSALLFDCVPTGMTLDTPAAYEAFFGGITEAEIEAGAAQMSDAIGEFLARKPDAHELLITHNFVIAWFVREVLEAPAWRWLTLSQAHCGLTVLAQRPGRPWTLVSHNDLAHLPMELRTGLPETPRI, encoded by the coding sequence GTGACGCACTATCTCTACCTCGTGCGCCACGGCGAGCACCTCGACGCGGAGCACGGACTCGAAGACGGCCCGCTGTCTCCCCGTGGGCGCCGACAGGCTGAGCTCCTCGCGGATCGACTGTCGGGAGTGCCGCTGTCGGCCGTGTGGCACTCGCCGTTGGAGCGCGCCGCGGAGACCGCCCGCGCGGTCGCTCAGCGGCTGCCGTCGGTCGCTCCTGAGCCGTCGGCGCTCCTGTTCGACTGTGTGCCGACGGGGATGACTCTCGACACTCCCGCCGCCTACGAAGCCTTCTTCGGGGGCATCACCGAGGCCGAGATCGAAGCGGGTGCGGCGCAGATGTCCGACGCGATCGGCGAGTTCCTGGCGCGTAAGCCCGACGCTCACGAGCTGCTCATCACCCACAACTTCGTGATCGCCTGGTTCGTGCGCGAGGTGCTCGAGGCGCCCGCCTGGAGATGGCTGACGCTCAGCCAGGCTCACTGCGGGCTCACGGTGCTGGCCCAGCGCCCCGGCCGGCCGTGGACGCTCGTGTCGCACAACGATCTGGCGCACCTTCCCATGGAGTTGCGCACGGGACTCCCCGAGACCCCGCGCATCTGA
- a CDS encoding aminoglycoside phosphotransferase family protein: MPQPPAEISLTTADVARLLAAQHPALGGALRHVAHGWDNDVFRLGDALAVRLPRREAAARLVRHEQRWLPHLAPLLPVPVPVPVAVGIPDADYPWHWSVVPWFAGDRVADHAVADRDGLAGDVAAVLRALHRNAPPGAPRNPVRGVPLRDRDAVVRPRLRDSGLEQLWDAGLQAPVWAGPDVWVHGDVHAGNLISRDGRLAAVIDFGDVCAGDPACDLAVAWTVFGPRGRLRLREALGERYDDATWVRARAWAVSFATLLADADDAWLRDMSAHAIDQLRAE; encoded by the coding sequence ATGCCGCAACCGCCCGCCGAGATCTCGCTGACGACGGCTGACGTCGCCCGGCTCCTCGCCGCCCAGCATCCTGCTCTCGGCGGCGCGCTGCGCCACGTCGCGCACGGATGGGACAACGACGTCTTCCGCCTCGGCGACGCCCTCGCCGTGCGTCTCCCGCGTCGTGAGGCCGCGGCCCGCCTCGTCCGACACGAGCAACGCTGGCTGCCGCACCTCGCGCCGCTGCTGCCGGTGCCCGTCCCGGTGCCGGTGGCCGTCGGCATCCCGGATGCGGACTACCCCTGGCACTGGAGCGTCGTCCCCTGGTTCGCGGGGGACCGCGTCGCCGACCACGCCGTGGCCGACCGAGACGGCCTCGCGGGCGACGTCGCGGCCGTTCTCCGGGCGCTGCACCGGAACGCGCCACCCGGTGCGCCGCGGAATCCGGTGAGGGGAGTGCCCCTGCGCGATCGCGACGCCGTCGTGCGCCCGAGACTGCGGGACTCTGGGCTGGAGCAGCTGTGGGATGCCGGGCTGCAGGCGCCCGTGTGGGCGGGACCCGACGTCTGGGTGCACGGCGACGTGCACGCGGGCAACCTGATCTCCCGAGACGGTCGCCTCGCCGCCGTCATCGACTTCGGTGACGTGTGTGCGGGCGACCCGGCGTGCGACCTGGCAGTCGCGTGGACGGTGTTCGGGCCTCGAGGTCGACTTCGGCTGCGTGAGGCTCTGGGCGAACGATACGACGACGCGACGTGGGTGCGCGCTCGGGCCTGGGCGGTGTCTTTCGCCACCCTCCTCGCCGATGCCGACGACGCGTGGCTTCGTGACATGTCCGCGCACGCGATCGACCAGCTCCGCGCCGAGTGA
- a CDS encoding polyribonucleotide nucleotidyltransferase, which translates to MEGPEITAAEAVLDNGRFGTRTIRFETGRLAQQAQGAVAAYLDEETMLLSATSAGKNPREGFDFFPLTVDVEERSYAAGKIPGSFFRREGRPSTEAILVCRLIDRPLRPSFVDGLRNEVQIVVTVLSIAPGEFYDALAINAASLSTQISGLPFSGPIAGVRLALIPGHGEHADQWVAFPTVTQLEEAVFDLIVAGRVLPDGDVAIMMVEAEATEHSWNLIKAGAVKPSEEIVAQGLEASKPFIKELVAAQNAVANTAAKEIQPYPVFPAYSQEVYDFVAGRAYDQLVPVYQIADKQERQNADDAIKDAVKAELLAAVEAGQLPAVATLEFSAAYKSVTKTIVRGRILSEGVRIDGRGLADIRALDAEVQVIPRVHGSAIFQRGETQILGVTTLNMLKMEQQIDSLSPVTSKRYMHHYNFPPYSTGETGRVGSPKRREIGHGFLAERALVPVLPSREEFPYAIRQVSEALSSNGSTSMGSVCASTLSLLNAGVPLRAPVAGIAMGLVSDQVDGQTRYAALTDILGAEDALGDMDFKVAGTSEFVTAIQLDTKLDGIPSSVLSAALTQAKEARLTILNVLNAAIDGPDEMAPTAPRVISVQIPVDKIGELIGPKGKTINAIQDETGAQISIEEDGTVYIGATDGPSAEAARAQVNAIANPTNPEVGEQFLGTVVKIATFGAFISLLPGKDGLLHVSEVRKLAGGKRVENVEDVLGVGQKLLVRITKIDDRGKLSLEPVLEEAADQEGSAAASEGPGDAPAEG; encoded by the coding sequence TTGGAAGGTCCTGAAATCACCGCCGCCGAGGCCGTCCTGGACAACGGACGTTTCGGCACCCGCACCATCCGCTTCGAGACCGGCCGCCTCGCGCAGCAGGCCCAGGGCGCTGTCGCCGCCTACCTCGACGAGGAGACGATGCTCCTGTCGGCCACGAGTGCCGGCAAGAACCCGCGCGAAGGGTTCGACTTCTTCCCGCTGACGGTCGACGTCGAGGAGCGCTCATACGCCGCCGGCAAGATCCCCGGCTCGTTCTTCCGCCGCGAGGGCCGCCCCTCCACCGAGGCCATCCTGGTCTGCCGTCTCATCGACCGCCCGCTGCGCCCGTCGTTCGTCGACGGCCTCCGCAACGAGGTGCAGATCGTCGTCACCGTCCTGTCGATCGCTCCCGGCGAGTTCTACGACGCGCTCGCGATCAACGCCGCGTCGCTGTCGACCCAGATCTCGGGTCTCCCGTTCTCGGGCCCCATCGCCGGTGTCCGCCTCGCGCTCATCCCGGGCCACGGCGAGCACGCCGACCAGTGGGTCGCCTTCCCGACCGTGACGCAGCTCGAGGAGGCCGTCTTCGACCTCATCGTCGCCGGTCGCGTGCTGCCCGACGGCGATGTCGCGATCATGATGGTCGAGGCGGAGGCCACCGAGCACAGCTGGAACCTCATCAAGGCCGGTGCCGTGAAGCCCAGCGAGGAGATCGTCGCCCAGGGCCTCGAGGCATCCAAGCCCTTCATCAAGGAGCTCGTCGCCGCCCAGAACGCGGTCGCCAACACCGCCGCCAAGGAGATCCAGCCCTACCCGGTCTTCCCCGCGTACAGCCAGGAGGTCTACGACTTCGTCGCCGGCCGCGCGTACGACCAGCTCGTGCCGGTCTACCAGATCGCCGACAAGCAGGAGCGCCAGAACGCCGACGACGCGATCAAGGATGCCGTGAAGGCCGAGCTGCTCGCCGCCGTCGAGGCCGGCCAGCTGCCCGCCGTCGCGACGCTTGAGTTCTCCGCGGCGTACAAGTCGGTCACCAAGACGATCGTGCGCGGCCGGATCCTCAGCGAGGGCGTCCGCATCGACGGTCGCGGCCTCGCCGACATCCGCGCGCTCGACGCCGAGGTCCAGGTGATCCCGCGCGTGCACGGTTCGGCGATCTTCCAGCGCGGCGAGACCCAGATCCTGGGTGTCACGACGCTGAACATGCTCAAGATGGAGCAGCAGATCGACTCGCTGTCGCCCGTCACGAGCAAGCGCTACATGCACCACTACAACTTCCCGCCCTACTCGACCGGTGAGACCGGTCGTGTCGGCAGCCCGAAGCGTCGCGAGATCGGGCACGGCTTCCTCGCCGAGCGCGCCCTCGTGCCCGTGCTGCCCAGCCGCGAGGAGTTCCCGTACGCGATCCGTCAGGTGTCCGAGGCCCTCAGCTCCAACGGGTCGACGTCGATGGGGTCGGTCTGCGCGTCCACGCTGTCGCTGCTGAACGCGGGTGTGCCGCTGCGCGCCCCCGTCGCCGGTATCGCGATGGGTCTCGTCTCCGACCAGGTCGACGGTCAGACCCGCTACGCGGCGCTCACCGACATCCTCGGCGCCGAAGACGCGCTGGGCGACATGGACTTCAAGGTCGCCGGCACGAGCGAGTTCGTCACGGCGATCCAGCTCGACACGAAGCTCGACGGCATCCCGTCGTCGGTGCTGTCGGCTGCGCTGACGCAGGCCAAGGAGGCGCGCCTCACGATCCTCAACGTCCTCAACGCCGCGATCGACGGTCCGGACGAGATGGCTCCGACGGCGCCGCGCGTCATCAGCGTGCAGATCCCGGTCGACAAGATCGGTGAGCTGATCGGCCCCAAGGGCAAGACGATCAACGCGATCCAGGACGAGACCGGCGCGCAGATCTCGATCGAGGAGGACGGCACCGTCTACATCGGCGCGACCGATGGTCCGTCGGCCGAGGCGGCCCGTGCGCAGGTGAACGCGATCGCCAACCCCACCAACCCGGAGGTCGGCGAGCAGTTCCTGGGCACGGTCGTGAAGATCGCGACGTTCGGTGCGTTCATCTCGCTCCTGCCCGGCAAGGACGGCCTGCTGCACGTCAGCGAGGTCCGCAAGCTCGCCGGCGGCAAGCGCGTCGAGAACGTCGAGGACGTGCTGGGCGTCGGGCAGAAGCTGCTCGTGCGCATCACGAAGATCGACGACCGCGGCAAGCTGTCACTCGAGCCGGTGCTCGAGGAGGCCGCTGACCAGGAAGGCTCCGCTGCTGCCAGCGAGGGTCCGGGAGACGCGCCCGCCGAGGGCTGA
- a CDS encoding cation:dicarboxylase symporter family transporter, with product MALSTTSIRIPDFIRRPGKSWDKHTWLYVSVIAAVVLGATIGLVWPEVGISLEPLGKAFVGLIKMMIAPIIFCTIVVGVGSIAKAATVGKIGGLALGYFMLMSTFALGIGLVVGNLIHPGEGLNMQSAVYDTSELPEAKSTTEFLLGIIPTTFFSAFTGESVLQVLFIALLVGFALQGLGQKGEPIMFAVKQLQTLVFRILGMILWLAPVGAFGAIAAVVGKTGAAAIVSLGILMVAFYITCILFIVGVLGTLLWAVSRINIFRLMKYLGREYLLIVGTSSSESALPRLIAKMEHVGVSKPVVGITVPTGYSFNLDGTAIYLTMASLFIAAGMGAPMSIPEQIGLLVFMIIASKGAAGVTGAGLATLAGGLQAYRPDLVNGVGVIVGIDRFMSEGRALTNFTGNAVATLLIGTWTKQFDRTRAHEVLAGRLPFDESTLSGDHDHGGTPAPLPEREVVEVR from the coding sequence ATGGCCCTCTCGACGACATCCATCCGCATCCCGGACTTCATCCGGCGTCCCGGGAAGTCCTGGGACAAGCACACCTGGCTCTATGTCTCCGTGATCGCCGCGGTCGTCCTGGGGGCGACGATCGGTCTCGTCTGGCCGGAGGTCGGCATCTCCCTCGAGCCGCTCGGCAAGGCGTTCGTCGGGCTCATCAAGATGATGATCGCGCCGATCATCTTCTGCACGATCGTCGTCGGCGTCGGTTCCATCGCCAAGGCCGCGACGGTCGGCAAGATCGGCGGCCTCGCTCTCGGCTACTTCATGCTCATGTCGACGTTCGCGCTCGGCATCGGACTGGTCGTCGGCAACCTCATCCACCCGGGCGAGGGGCTGAACATGCAGTCCGCCGTCTACGACACGAGCGAACTCCCCGAGGCCAAGTCCACGACCGAGTTCCTCCTCGGGATCATCCCGACGACGTTCTTCTCGGCCTTCACGGGGGAGAGCGTGCTGCAGGTGCTGTTCATCGCGTTGCTCGTCGGGTTCGCGCTGCAGGGCCTCGGTCAGAAGGGCGAACCGATCATGTTCGCCGTCAAGCAGCTCCAGACGCTCGTCTTCCGCATCCTCGGCATGATCCTCTGGCTCGCCCCCGTCGGCGCCTTCGGTGCGATCGCCGCTGTCGTGGGCAAGACCGGTGCCGCCGCGATCGTGAGCCTCGGCATCCTGATGGTCGCCTTCTACATCACCTGCATCCTGTTCATCGTCGGCGTCCTCGGGACTCTGCTGTGGGCGGTGTCGCGAATCAACATCTTCCGTCTGATGAAGTACCTCGGCCGCGAGTACCTGCTCATCGTCGGCACGTCGTCGAGCGAGTCCGCTCTGCCGCGCCTCATCGCCAAGATGGAGCACGTCGGCGTCTCCAAGCCCGTCGTCGGCATCACCGTCCCCACCGGGTACTCGTTCAACCTCGACGGCACCGCGATCTACCTGACGATGGCGTCGCTGTTCATCGCGGCCGGTATGGGAGCGCCGATGTCCATTCCGGAGCAGATCGGTCTGCTGGTGTTCATGATCATCGCCAGCAAGGGAGCGGCCGGCGTGACCGGCGCGGGCCTCGCCACCCTCGCCGGCGGCCTGCAGGCCTACCGCCCCGACCTCGTCAACGGCGTCGGTGTGATCGTCGGGATCGACCGGTTCATGTCCGAGGGGCGCGCGCTGACGAACTTCACCGGCAACGCGGTGGCGACGCTGCTCATCGGGACGTGGACCAAGCAGTTCGACCGCACGCGGGCCCACGAGGTGCTCGCCGGTCGCCTCCCGTTCGACGAGTCGACCCTCTCCGGCGACCACGACCACGGCGGTACGCCCGCGCCGCTGCCCGAGCGCGAGGTCGTCGAGGTGCGCTGA
- a CDS encoding thioredoxin family protein: MTLVGALIVLAALLVATIALGIYLRWQQNRPRRLNPDEVVDPARFGAPALGERATLLQFSTELCSRCPGVHRTLDAIASAQPGVVHLDVDLTHRPDIAQHFHVLQTPTTFILDRDGVIRSRFGGAPHRDVVELELARVSAGVGV; this comes from the coding sequence GTGACCCTCGTCGGAGCTCTCATCGTCCTCGCCGCCCTGCTCGTGGCGACGATCGCCTTGGGCATCTACCTCCGCTGGCAGCAGAACCGCCCCCGACGACTCAACCCCGACGAGGTGGTCGACCCCGCCCGCTTCGGAGCCCCTGCCCTCGGCGAGCGCGCCACTCTGCTGCAGTTCAGCACCGAGCTGTGCTCCCGCTGTCCCGGAGTGCACCGCACGCTCGACGCGATCGCTTCGGCTCAGCCCGGTGTGGTCCATCTCGACGTCGATCTCACGCACCGCCCCGACATCGCCCAGCACTTCCACGTGCTGCAGACGCCGACGACGTTCATCCTCGACCGGGACGGTGTCATCCGCTCCCGCTTCGGTGGAGCGCCCCACCGCGACGTCGTCGAGCTCGAGCTCGCCCGCGTGAGCGCCGGCGTCGGGGTCTGA